From the Alkalibacter rhizosphaerae genome, one window contains:
- a CDS encoding DUF4153 domain-containing protein — protein MKWSERFTKAGRGLAKAVGRYPLTLAFLLAAAIVNAMAIEDATILETTHNKLFAAFIVGAFLATLGQVIYEKIDGSTAKRWILSAVSAVLTGGYLWIIWGAPQFGMEIVVRTAALLSAIIIAIILVPSLKGKVNFNQSFLGAFKAFFIAGFFSGVIFAGLAIIIGAVDLLLFSVDEMLYAHTANIVFSLFAPIYFLSLIPNYWTAEEEIVDRTVACPRFLEILISNILIPLVSIFTVILVLYIGLNLRGEFWSENLIEPMLVSYSIVVIVIMFLSANLTNRFATLFRKVFPKVLIPLVVLQLVASVLKIGDVGLTHSRYYVIMYGVFAAVAGVVFSFLKPTKSSIIAMVFMAFSLLSTIPPVDAFGVSRRNQIGTLEQVLERNDMLVDGEIVPKADLPNDDKDMIINITEYIWRMGYTEDVSWLGPNFNYYNNFERTFGFKWDDFYNDGKMYRTFYRNQETAIDISGYDGLAHMRYFGENPKENLTDAVQIVHQGNTYELDWAIEGDVHNLILKDEAGNILASFDFNQVFVRFDAIEDMEEMRKGLTNEEATFEAVGNGADLKVIIESYEMYPTGRDSEEWSINSEFNALIDIKE, from the coding sequence ATGAAATGGAGCGAACGTTTTACCAAAGCAGGCAGAGGCCTGGCAAAGGCCGTCGGCCGTTATCCCTTGACTCTTGCTTTTTTGCTGGCTGCGGCGATCGTCAATGCCATGGCCATCGAAGATGCCACCATCTTGGAAACGACCCACAACAAGTTGTTTGCCGCATTCATTGTCGGTGCTTTTTTGGCCACATTGGGTCAGGTCATTTATGAAAAAATTGATGGGTCGACTGCAAAACGGTGGATTTTAAGTGCTGTTTCTGCAGTGTTGACTGGCGGATATCTGTGGATCATCTGGGGTGCGCCCCAGTTTGGGATGGAGATCGTGGTGCGGACAGCGGCCTTGCTGTCTGCCATCATCATTGCCATCATCCTGGTTCCATCCTTAAAAGGCAAGGTTAATTTCAACCAGTCCTTCTTGGGTGCCTTCAAGGCGTTTTTCATCGCCGGGTTCTTTTCCGGCGTCATCTTTGCCGGGTTGGCCATCATCATTGGAGCGGTGGACCTGTTGCTGTTCTCCGTAGACGAAATGCTGTATGCCCATACGGCCAACATCGTCTTCAGCTTGTTTGCCCCGATCTATTTTCTGTCGCTGATCCCCAATTACTGGACGGCGGAAGAGGAAATCGTGGATCGGACGGTAGCTTGCCCCAGGTTTTTGGAGATCCTGATCTCCAACATCTTGATCCCGCTGGTATCCATCTTCACTGTGATCTTGGTCTTGTATATCGGATTGAATCTTAGGGGAGAGTTCTGGTCGGAGAACTTGATCGAACCCATGCTGGTGTCCTATTCCATCGTGGTCATCGTCATCATGTTCCTGTCCGCCAATTTGACCAATCGATTTGCTACCTTGTTTCGCAAGGTCTTTCCAAAGGTCCTCATTCCTTTGGTTGTGCTTCAACTGGTGGCCTCCGTGCTGAAGATCGGGGACGTGGGTTTGACCCATAGCCGATATTATGTGATCATGTACGGGGTCTTTGCAGCGGTGGCAGGAGTGGTCTTCAGTTTTTTAAAACCGACCAAGTCCAGCATCATCGCCATGGTTTTTATGGCATTCAGTCTCCTGTCCACGATCCCGCCGGTGGATGCATTCGGCGTCAGCAGGCGAAACCAGATCGGAACGCTGGAACAGGTCCTTGAAAGAAACGACATGCTGGTTGACGGAGAGATCGTCCCAAAAGCGGATCTTCCCAATGATGACAAGGACATGATCATCAATATCACGGAGTACATCTGGCGCATGGGCTATACGGAAGATGTATCCTGGTTGGGGCCGAATTTCAACTACTACAACAATTTCGAACGGACCTTTGGTTTCAAGTGGGATGATTTCTACAACGACGGAAAGATGTATCGAACCTTTTATCGAAATCAGGAAACGGCCATCGACATCAGCGGATACGACGGGTTGGCCCATATGCGATACTTTGGGGAAAATCCGAAAGAGAATTTAACAGATGCCGTACAAATCGTACATCAGGGGAACACCTACGAATTGGATTGGGCCATCGAGGGGGATGTCCACAACCTGATCTTGAAGGACGAGGCAGGAAACATTTTGGCATCTTTCGACTTCAACCAGGTGTTTGTCCGATTTGACGCCATAGAGGATATGGAAGAGATGCGAAAAGGTCTGACCAACGAGGAAGCGACTTTTGAAGCGGTTGGAAACGGTGCCGATTTAAAAGTGATCATAGAGTCTTATGAAATGTATCCTACCGGTCGGGATTCGGAGGAATGGTCCATCAACAGCGAGTTCAATGCATTGATCGATATCAAAGAGTAA
- a CDS encoding SPASM domain-containing protein, with protein sequence MKLGFDPELLRYRREDPKVTEQMKKKRPPQREVLDGQHMRKLYVEPTARCNLHCDMCPRHTWIDEPMGDMTMEVYTKLLKDVEENRDLECIFFGGVAEPMSHPRIIEMVRLAKELHLSVELISNGSMLHEKNITALLDAGLDKLWISLDSQHMDSEEKTTGANGFQRTKKMLQTFQQKKTQSNPYAQLGISFVATKSNIHMLPEVVEMARVSNVEEVKVSNLIPYTADMESEVLYQKSLACDLHKEDPNNMPFMLLNLPIMDFEDIPAETLKDLMRQKVDLQMGKDRILRRNRFCPFIESDSVFVRWDGEVSPCLALLHTNKTYLQGMERTIYHCSYGNVKERSFMEIWTDPEYAAFRNKVKEFAFSPCPTCGHCTYAEENMEDCYGNEFPTCGACMWAEGFAQCP encoded by the coding sequence ATGAAATTGGGTTTTGATCCCGAATTGCTGCGGTATCGAAGAGAAGATCCCAAAGTGACAGAACAAATGAAGAAAAAGCGACCGCCGCAAAGGGAGGTGCTGGACGGACAACACATGCGCAAGCTCTACGTGGAGCCCACGGCCAGATGCAACCTCCATTGTGACATGTGTCCAAGGCATACCTGGATCGATGAACCCATGGGAGACATGACCATGGAAGTCTATACCAAACTCCTGAAAGATGTGGAAGAAAACCGAGATTTGGAATGCATCTTTTTCGGCGGGGTGGCGGAACCTATGAGCCATCCCAGGATCATCGAAATGGTCCGGTTGGCGAAGGAGCTGCACCTTTCCGTGGAATTGATCAGCAACGGCAGCATGCTCCATGAAAAGAACATAACAGCCTTGCTGGATGCGGGCTTGGACAAGCTGTGGATCTCCTTGGATTCCCAGCACATGGACAGCGAAGAAAAAACCACCGGTGCCAACGGGTTTCAGCGAACGAAAAAAATGCTGCAGACCTTTCAGCAGAAGAAGACCCAAAGCAATCCTTATGCTCAGCTGGGGATCTCCTTTGTCGCCACCAAGTCCAACATCCACATGTTGCCGGAGGTGGTGGAAATGGCAAGGGTCTCCAATGTGGAGGAGGTCAAGGTCTCCAATCTGATCCCCTATACGGCAGACATGGAGTCAGAAGTGCTTTACCAAAAATCTCTGGCCTGCGATCTCCACAAGGAAGACCCCAACAACATGCCCTTCATGTTGTTGAATCTTCCCATTATGGATTTTGAAGACATTCCTGCTGAAACGTTGAAGGATTTGATGCGGCAGAAGGTGGATCTGCAGATGGGAAAAGACAGGATCTTGCGGAGAAACCGATTTTGTCCCTTTATAGAGTCCGACAGCGTTTTTGTCCGATGGGACGGAGAAGTAAGCCCCTGTTTGGCCCTGCTCCATACCAACAAGACCTACCTGCAGGGCATGGAAAGGACCATTTACCATTGTTCTTACGGCAATGTGAAGGAAAGATCTTTCATGGAAATATGGACGGATCCGGAATATGCTGCCTTTCGCAACAAAGTGAAGGAGTTTGCCTTTTCTCCGTGTCCCACCTGCGGCCATTGCACCTATGCAGAAGAAAATATGGAAGATTGCTATGGCAATGAATTTCCCACCTGCGGCGCCTGCATGTGGGCGGAAGGTTTCGCCCAGTGTCCTTAA
- a CDS encoding Maf family protein, with translation MNEKKLILASGSPRRRELLALIQKNFEVIPSHVDEKAMEEKIFKDSPNSFEEKVEMLVKQLSLEKARQVARRFPQAMVIGADTVVVHEGKVLGKPENNAEAFEMIRSLAGQIHRVMTGVAVCWNGNEDVFISQTKVCFLPWDEQMEREVEGYVKDGHPMDKAGGYGIQETAGLWVDWIDGDYFNVVGLPVAKLNKVMDQMKKGK, from the coding sequence ATGAACGAGAAGAAATTGATCCTGGCCAGCGGTTCTCCCCGAAGGCGGGAGCTGCTGGCTCTGATCCAAAAAAACTTTGAAGTGATCCCATCCCACGTGGATGAAAAAGCAATGGAAGAAAAGATCTTCAAAGACAGCCCAAATTCTTTTGAAGAAAAGGTTGAGATGCTGGTGAAGCAGCTGTCTTTGGAAAAAGCCAGGCAAGTGGCAAGGCGCTTTCCACAGGCCATGGTGATCGGTGCCGATACGGTGGTGGTCCACGAAGGCAAGGTCCTGGGAAAGCCGGAGAACAACGCAGAAGCATTTGAAATGATCCGCTCCCTGGCAGGTCAGATCCACCGGGTGATGACAGGCGTTGCCGTCTGCTGGAATGGTAATGAAGATGTCTTTATTTCACAAACCAAGGTGTGCTTTCTTCCCTGGGACGAACAGATGGAAAGAGAAGTCGAAGGCTATGTGAAAGATGGACATCCCATGGACAAGGCTGGAGGATATGGGATCCAGGAAACCGCCGGATTGTGGGTGGACTGGATCGACGGGGATTATTTCAATGTGGTGGGTTTGCCGGTAGCCAAACTCAATAAAGTCATGGATCAGATGAAGAAGGGAAAGTGA